A stretch of the Mycobacterium shigaense genome encodes the following:
- a CDS encoding flavin monoamine oxidase family protein, which produces MPYDVAVLGAGLSGLSAARDLMRAGADVVVLEARNRVGGRVEQVTLDDGRIVQLGGEVVGNGHTAYQELVAELGLTLIPSYVAEPGELTYVLHDDVCIGDEPSWFSDEDRRSMDDVKHEFATLAATVDADDPWSHPNAVALDTTPVMSWLGGIGATPNVRRALEAGQLGLSSGSFERTSLLALLRKAASMPSKELYSYDDWENLRVAEGSATVALRMAAELGDRIRLNSPVRAIKVAPGSSTVRLISGELVQANSVVSSLPAGPLRDIKVEGVSDARLESLHRQRHALAAKFVAAYTRPFWRDRGQNGLTESEGILGSSWPQTEGVLSCLVPPERIAAYLSSSTRYRQEEALAELASWFGAQALSPVATFERLWGTDPWTQGYVTQWRPGDVHRVGPLHGTHEPPFYVCGSDQWVAGYMEGAVRTGRAAAAEALVHG; this is translated from the coding sequence ATGCCTTACGATGTAGCCGTTCTGGGTGCCGGTCTATCCGGCTTGTCCGCCGCCCGCGACCTGATGAGGGCGGGCGCCGACGTCGTTGTTCTCGAGGCCCGCAACAGAGTGGGCGGGCGCGTCGAGCAGGTCACGCTCGACGACGGCCGCATTGTCCAGCTCGGTGGTGAGGTGGTAGGCAACGGGCACACCGCGTATCAGGAGTTGGTCGCCGAACTCGGACTCACCCTGATTCCGAGTTATGTCGCCGAGCCGGGCGAGCTCACCTACGTCCTGCATGACGATGTCTGCATCGGTGACGAACCGTCGTGGTTCTCCGACGAGGATCGCCGCAGCATGGACGACGTCAAGCATGAGTTCGCGACGCTGGCGGCGACCGTCGACGCGGACGACCCGTGGTCGCACCCGAACGCGGTGGCGCTGGACACCACGCCGGTGATGAGCTGGCTGGGCGGCATCGGTGCGACGCCGAACGTACGGCGCGCGCTGGAGGCAGGCCAGTTAGGCCTGAGTTCGGGCTCCTTCGAACGCACTTCGTTGCTCGCCTTGCTGCGTAAGGCGGCCAGCATGCCGAGTAAGGAGCTCTACTCGTATGACGACTGGGAGAACCTCCGGGTGGCCGAGGGCTCAGCGACGGTCGCACTGCGGATGGCCGCCGAACTGGGCGACCGCATTCGGTTGAATTCTCCGGTCCGCGCGATCAAGGTGGCGCCGGGAAGCAGTACCGTGCGACTGATATCGGGCGAGCTGGTGCAGGCGAATTCGGTGGTGAGCTCGCTGCCGGCAGGACCGTTGCGCGACATCAAGGTGGAGGGTGTTTCCGACGCCCGGCTGGAGTCATTGCATCGGCAACGTCACGCCCTGGCCGCGAAATTCGTTGCCGCGTATACGCGGCCGTTCTGGCGCGATCGGGGTCAGAACGGTCTGACGGAATCCGAAGGCATCCTGGGGTCCTCGTGGCCGCAGACCGAGGGTGTGCTCTCCTGCCTGGTTCCGCCCGAGCGGATCGCCGCCTACCTGTCCTCGTCGACGCGGTACCGCCAAGAGGAGGCGCTCGCCGAACTCGCAAGCTGGTTCGGGGCGCAGGCGTTGAGCCCCGTCGCGACCTTCGAGCGGTTGTGGGGGACGGATCCCTGGACACAGGGCTACGTGACACAGTGGCGTCCCGGTGATGTCCACCGAGTGGGGCCGCTGCACGGCACCCACGAGCCGCCGTTCTACGTCTGCGGCTCCGATCAGTGGGTGGCGGGCTACATGGAAGGCGCGGTCCGCACCGGTCGCGCCGCGGCCGCCGAAGCGTTGGTGCACGGATGA
- a CDS encoding MFS transporter, with product MVNTQLKPPSTGRSLVAGRITVLLAIVLFSLALRAAVTSLTPLLSRVSGALGFGTAIGGILGMLPTAMFALAGFVGPALGRRIGLERLAWYAAAATAAGTGGRSVVSDVAGLLGFTALALAGMGIGNIVIPPLIRRYFADRVGSMSAVYTSCIQLGTIVPAALAVPIADAHGWQVSLGVWALIPLAALLPWGIITFRSGAADTADHRASETVAAVWRSPLTWALTVLFAMTALNTYALLTWIPQIITSAGGSEALGGAMVAMFSISGLIAALFTPALFVRFANPFPVVIGCGVCFLIGFAGLLWLPLTATLVWVLIVGLGPSTFAGAITLISLRCRTGAGATALSGFVQGVGYLVACAGPLIFGVLHQVSGRWDLSFGFLLVTVVALLIGGYHACKPRYLEDTTGGATA from the coding sequence ATGGTGAATACCCAGCTAAAGCCTCCTTCCACCGGGCGGTCGCTCGTTGCCGGGCGAATCACGGTGCTGCTGGCGATCGTGTTGTTCTCGCTGGCCCTGCGGGCCGCGGTCACCTCGCTGACGCCGTTGTTGTCGCGAGTGTCCGGCGCCCTGGGCTTCGGCACTGCCATCGGCGGGATCCTAGGGATGCTTCCGACCGCGATGTTCGCGTTGGCCGGATTCGTCGGCCCGGCGCTGGGCCGACGAATCGGGCTCGAGCGCTTGGCCTGGTACGCCGCCGCCGCGACCGCGGCGGGGACGGGCGGCCGTTCGGTGGTCTCGGACGTGGCCGGCCTGTTGGGGTTCACGGCGCTGGCGCTGGCCGGAATGGGGATCGGCAACATCGTGATCCCGCCGCTGATAAGGCGTTACTTCGCCGATCGCGTCGGATCGATGAGCGCGGTCTACACGTCGTGTATCCAGTTGGGCACCATCGTTCCCGCCGCCCTCGCGGTCCCCATCGCCGACGCCCACGGATGGCAGGTATCGCTCGGGGTGTGGGCCCTGATCCCACTCGCCGCGCTGTTGCCCTGGGGCATCATCACGTTCCGGTCTGGCGCGGCCGACACCGCGGATCATCGCGCGTCGGAAACCGTTGCGGCCGTGTGGCGCTCGCCGCTCACGTGGGCGCTGACCGTCTTGTTCGCGATGACGGCGTTGAACACCTACGCGTTGTTGACCTGGATCCCGCAGATCATCACCTCGGCCGGCGGCAGTGAGGCGCTCGGTGGCGCCATGGTTGCGATGTTTTCGATCAGCGGATTGATCGCGGCGCTTTTCACGCCGGCGTTGTTTGTCAGATTCGCTAACCCCTTTCCCGTCGTGATCGGCTGCGGGGTCTGCTTTTTGATCGGTTTCGCGGGATTGCTCTGGCTTCCACTGACGGCGACTCTCGTGTGGGTGCTCATCGTCGGGCTGGGCCCGAGCACGTTCGCGGGGGCGATCACGTTGATCAGCCTCCGCTGCCGCACCGGGGCTGGCGCGACGGCGCTGTCCGGTTTTGTCCAGGGCGTCGGCTACCTGGTTGCCTGCGCCGGACCGTTGATTTTCGGTGTCTTGCATCAGGTCAGCGGCCGGTGGGACTTGTCGTTCGGCTTCCTGCTGGTCACCGTCGTGGCGCTGTTGATCGGCGGATATCACGCATGCAAGCCCCGCTATCTCGAAGACACCACGGGCGGAGCAACAGCCTAA
- a CDS encoding ABC transporter permease yields MRGSGINRKPRFAIAVTALFFVLLYLPIIAVVLFSFNNKKSLTVFDGWSLRWYEAFFHDSALIQSLNTSVVVAVAAMIGSVAIGVPLAFGLVRARSKLGSAANAIMLIPLITPEIVTGVASLMLFKGVGLQPSLTTLILAEATFSISYVTVILRARVAELNPEVEAAAMDLGATRLQSLRLVTLPMMLPAIMSALILIFTLVFDDFVLAFFTSGVDPQPLSVRIYSAIRFGIQPSINAVGTLMLVASLALIGIALLVPRFFGRRGNGLNLLGG; encoded by the coding sequence ATGAGGGGCTCAGGTATCAATCGCAAGCCACGCTTCGCCATTGCGGTCACGGCGCTGTTCTTCGTGTTGCTCTACCTGCCGATCATCGCGGTGGTCCTGTTCTCCTTCAACAACAAGAAGTCGCTCACCGTGTTCGACGGCTGGTCACTTCGTTGGTATGAGGCGTTCTTCCACGACAGCGCGCTAATCCAATCCCTGAATACGAGTGTCGTCGTGGCGGTCGCGGCGATGATCGGTTCGGTCGCGATCGGCGTCCCGCTGGCCTTCGGCCTTGTCCGGGCGCGCTCGAAGCTGGGCAGCGCGGCCAACGCGATCATGCTGATCCCACTGATCACCCCGGAGATCGTCACAGGTGTCGCATCGCTGATGCTGTTCAAAGGTGTTGGGTTGCAGCCGTCATTGACAACCCTGATCCTCGCCGAGGCTACGTTTTCGATCTCCTATGTGACGGTGATCCTGCGCGCCCGTGTCGCGGAGCTGAATCCGGAGGTCGAGGCTGCCGCAATGGACCTTGGTGCCACGCGGCTACAGTCGCTTCGCTTGGTGACGCTACCGATGATGTTGCCGGCCATCATGTCGGCCCTGATCCTGATTTTCACCCTGGTCTTCGATGACTTCGTGCTGGCATTCTTCACCAGCGGTGTCGACCCTCAACCGCTGTCGGTGCGTATCTACTCCGCGATCCGGTTTGGAATCCAGCCGTCCATCAACGCCGTCGGCACGCTGATGCTGGTCGCCTCGCTGGCTCTGATCGGGATCGCCCTACTCGTCCCGCGATTCTTCGGTAGGCGCGGCAACGGCCTCAACTTGTTAGGAGGATGA
- a CDS encoding TetR/AcrR family transcriptional regulator: MASEVGRRSRAEIAAETREAILSAACAIISEEGFESIRMRMVAERAGVSTAALHYHFDNREKLFAEALRYSFENTGRDVYQADSESDSATERLARIISASLPSTEALRREWAMYQELWCRALRDPESRALAIELDRAQQDWIAETLADGVASGEFNLCDIGAHARLISALCDGYGGQLMLENPSLTVELAHAAIWEQAGGLLGIAGEFPNDGWR; encoded by the coding sequence ATGGCGTCCGAGGTCGGCAGGCGCAGCAGAGCCGAAATCGCTGCCGAGACCAGGGAAGCGATCCTATCTGCCGCGTGCGCAATAATCAGCGAAGAGGGATTCGAAAGCATTCGGATGCGGATGGTCGCCGAGCGGGCCGGGGTATCCACGGCGGCTCTGCACTACCACTTCGACAACCGGGAGAAGCTCTTCGCCGAAGCGCTGCGGTATTCCTTCGAGAATACGGGTCGAGACGTCTACCAGGCGGACTCCGAAAGCGACAGCGCGACGGAACGTCTGGCGCGCATCATCTCCGCTTCGCTGCCGAGTACCGAGGCATTGCGCAGAGAGTGGGCCATGTACCAGGAGTTGTGGTGTCGAGCGCTTCGCGACCCGGAGTCGCGCGCTCTGGCCATCGAACTGGACCGCGCACAACAAGACTGGATCGCCGAAACCCTCGCCGACGGCGTGGCGTCAGGGGAGTTCAATCTGTGTGACATCGGGGCACACGCCCGGCTGATCAGCGCGTTGTGTGACGGCTACGGCGGACAGTTGATGCTCGAGAACCCTTCGCTGACGGTTGAGCTTGCTCATGCGGCGATCTGGGAACAGGCCGGTGGGTTGCTGGGGATCGCCGGCGAATTCCCCAACGACGGTTGGCGATGA
- a CDS encoding aromatic ring-hydroxylating oxygenase subunit alpha — MNETSVKARPRPVKGDVKPLEPGLDSRYYTDPRIADLEQTRIFDRTWQLVGHVTDLPNPGSRIVGSVGRKEVVVVRTEDGDIRAHLNTCRHRGTRLVAEPGESKALRCPYHGWTYHLDGKLVGAPENRTIPCLDKSKLSLFGARAEVFCGLIFVNLDLAAEPLGAQLAGVRPLLERYLGGTMETFGKARVHVNKPEEAQESNWKVAVDNYLEGYHVPVAHPGLMRLLDYKRYSVQTADLYAVYDAPLRDKASDNWAERLYQGVVRPMPGLLEEDRRVFRYIAIYPNTMIDLYPDHVLVWKMNPRGVDRVDVPGAYLRRSNCDTRTRVAQRLNFYISAITTREDEDLVQRMQIGMGNTDFQPGPLSTRERGVSWFASRIRADLGDLDAETGRK; from the coding sequence ATGAACGAGACATCCGTCAAGGCCAGACCACGCCCGGTAAAAGGCGACGTCAAGCCGCTGGAGCCGGGGCTGGATTCGCGCTACTACACCGATCCGCGGATCGCCGATCTCGAGCAGACACGGATCTTCGACCGCACCTGGCAATTGGTGGGACACGTGACGGACCTGCCGAACCCGGGGTCGCGCATCGTCGGCTCGGTGGGGCGCAAAGAGGTGGTGGTCGTCCGCACCGAGGACGGCGACATCCGCGCACACCTCAACACCTGTCGGCACCGCGGTACGCGCCTGGTCGCGGAGCCGGGTGAGAGCAAAGCGCTGCGCTGTCCATATCACGGGTGGACGTATCACCTCGACGGCAAGCTCGTCGGGGCGCCGGAGAACCGCACGATCCCGTGTCTGGACAAGTCGAAACTGTCGCTGTTCGGTGCCCGGGCCGAGGTGTTCTGCGGACTGATCTTCGTCAATCTCGACCTCGCCGCCGAGCCGCTTGGAGCGCAGTTGGCCGGCGTCCGCCCTCTGCTGGAGCGCTACCTGGGCGGCACGATGGAGACGTTCGGCAAGGCGCGCGTCCACGTCAACAAGCCGGAAGAGGCGCAGGAGTCGAACTGGAAGGTGGCCGTCGACAACTACCTGGAGGGCTACCACGTCCCGGTCGCGCACCCGGGTCTGATGCGACTGCTCGATTACAAGCGCTATTCGGTTCAGACCGCCGATCTCTATGCCGTTTACGATGCTCCGTTGCGCGACAAGGCTTCTGACAACTGGGCCGAGCGGCTGTACCAGGGAGTGGTACGCCCGATGCCCGGGCTGCTGGAGGAAGACCGCCGTGTGTTTCGCTACATCGCGATCTACCCGAACACGATGATCGACCTGTATCCCGACCACGTGCTCGTCTGGAAGATGAACCCGCGCGGTGTCGATCGGGTCGACGTTCCCGGCGCCTACCTACGACGGTCGAACTGCGACACGCGCACCCGCGTCGCGCAACGGCTCAACTTTTACATCAGCGCGATCACCACGCGTGAGGACGAAGATCTTGTGCAGCGGATGCAGATCGGTATGGGCAACACCGACTTTCAGCCGGGACCACTGTCCACGCGTGAGCGGGGCGTCTCCTGGTTCGCGAGTCGCATTCGTGCCGACCTGGGCGACCTGGATGCGGAAACCGGTCGCAAATAA
- a CDS encoding FadR/GntR family transcriptional regulator — MQTVRRQTLVAQVSDQLRDEITSGRWQVGERIATEPELCKMTGASRHTVREAVQALVHAGMLERRQGSGTYVLSNDEHCGALAEYFAAARERDVLELREALEVTATALAAQRRDATDIAELRAVLVRRNELWRKDPDTESERAELVSADMALHRAIVAASHNEIYLQFYDLLVPTLCRSVETRPVGSVDSHEAQHTELVDAIVAGDPKRAEAAARVFISILRG, encoded by the coding sequence GTGCAAACCGTTCGGCGCCAGACGCTCGTCGCGCAGGTCAGCGATCAGTTACGCGACGAAATCACGTCCGGGCGATGGCAGGTCGGCGAGCGCATCGCGACTGAACCGGAGTTGTGCAAAATGACCGGCGCCTCGCGTCACACCGTGCGCGAAGCGGTGCAGGCGCTGGTGCACGCGGGAATGCTGGAGCGCCGGCAAGGGTCGGGTACTTACGTCCTCAGCAACGACGAGCACTGCGGCGCGCTCGCCGAGTATTTCGCGGCGGCCCGCGAACGTGACGTGCTGGAGTTGCGCGAGGCGTTGGAAGTCACTGCCACGGCACTGGCAGCGCAGCGACGCGACGCGACCGACATCGCCGAGTTGCGGGCAGTACTCGTGCGGCGAAACGAATTGTGGCGGAAAGACCCCGACACTGAATCCGAACGCGCCGAACTAGTTTCGGCCGACATGGCGCTGCATCGAGCGATCGTTGCGGCCAGCCACAATGAGATCTACCTACAGTTCTACGATCTGCTGGTACCGACGCTGTGCCGATCCGTCGAGACCCGGCCCGTCGGTAGTGTGGACTCACACGAGGCCCAACATACCGAGCTGGTCGACGCCATCGTCGCGGGCGATCCGAAACGAGCCGAAGCAGCCGCCCGCGTCTTCATCTCGATCCTGCGCGGATAG
- a CDS encoding ABC transporter ATP-binding protein has product MATAIGDLSSCVVGESQALPPVPTIAAVSLRNISKSYGDSTVVRDLSIDIAAGEFCSLLGPSGCGKTTTLWMIGGFVDPTSGQVLLHGNVVTHLPPNRRDTNTVFQSYALFDHLSIWDNVAFGLRRRKVAKPEITRRVGEMLEMVRLTGRDKDKPNALSGGQRQRVALARALVNRPSVLLLDEPFAALDLKLRKTMQVELKRIQREVGITFVFVTHDQEEALTMSDRIAVMSAGAIQQCGTPEDIYERPANRCVAEFIGTANLMTGRYVGTGLTLPGGASLRTGPLDGCVVGDEVSIAVRPEKIWLSDLTPDMVQTDAILKATVYAGATTTYLFEVAPGVELSVLEQNLDSARTEERWADGERVRIGWHPEHCLAL; this is encoded by the coding sequence TTGGCTACCGCCATAGGAGATTTGAGCTCGTGCGTGGTCGGTGAGTCGCAGGCGCTGCCCCCCGTGCCGACCATCGCCGCGGTCTCACTGCGAAACATCTCGAAGTCGTACGGTGACAGCACCGTGGTGCGGGACCTGAGTATCGACATCGCGGCGGGTGAATTCTGTTCGCTGCTCGGGCCTTCCGGCTGCGGTAAGACCACCACGCTGTGGATGATCGGGGGCTTTGTCGATCCCACGTCCGGCCAGGTCTTGTTGCACGGCAACGTGGTCACCCATCTGCCACCGAATCGCCGGGACACCAACACGGTTTTCCAGAGCTACGCACTCTTCGACCACCTCTCCATCTGGGACAACGTCGCATTCGGGTTACGCCGCCGCAAGGTCGCCAAGCCCGAGATAACCCGGCGCGTCGGTGAGATGCTCGAAATGGTGCGGCTTACCGGCCGGGACAAAGACAAACCGAACGCGCTGTCCGGAGGTCAACGCCAGCGTGTCGCGCTGGCCAGGGCACTGGTCAACCGTCCCTCGGTGTTGTTGCTCGACGAGCCGTTTGCCGCGCTGGATCTCAAGCTGCGCAAGACGATGCAGGTGGAACTCAAACGCATCCAGCGTGAGGTCGGCATCACCTTCGTGTTCGTCACGCACGACCAGGAGGAGGCCCTGACGATGTCGGACCGCATCGCGGTGATGAGCGCCGGCGCCATCCAGCAATGTGGCACCCCCGAGGACATCTATGAGCGACCCGCCAACCGTTGTGTCGCGGAGTTCATCGGCACCGCCAACCTGATGACCGGGCGATACGTGGGCACCGGTCTCACGCTGCCCGGAGGAGCATCGCTACGCACCGGTCCGCTCGACGGCTGTGTGGTGGGCGACGAGGTATCGATCGCCGTGCGTCCGGAGAAGATCTGGCTGTCCGACCTCACCCCGGACATGGTGCAGACCGACGCCATCCTCAAAGCCACCGTCTACGCGGGAGCCACCACGACCTACCTGTTCGAAGTCGCACCGGGAGTTGAGCTTTCGGTGCTGGAACAGAACCTGGACTCGGCGCGCACCGAGGAACGATGGGCCGACGGTGAACGGGTCCGAATCGGTTGGCACCCCGAGCACTGCCTCGCACTATGA
- a CDS encoding aldehyde dehydrogenase family protein yields MKTIEVLNPATAQQISSIEDMDEVAVDGAVATARRAFDGGRWWPGTPDDERGRVLARAAELVRANADELARLESLDVGKPLAEAQWDVAEAARILEYYAGWPTKLAGESFPVSAEALSIIVHEPVGVVAAITPWNYPLMLAAQKVAPALAAGCSVILKPAEQTPLTSLRLPQIFAQAGLPDGVFQVATGGARAGAALVAHPGVDKVSFTGSSAVGRLVLRSAADSIKRVGVELGGKSPNIVFGDADVAAAIAGTAAGVFANQGQICSSGSRVYIHADVYDEVLEGICAIAADLKLGAGLDPDTTMGPLVSRAQQERVTEYIRVGAKEGNVAVCGRLPTDPDLENGFFVPPNVLEVPHTAVVAREEIFGPVMAVVRFTDTDEVLRMANDSPYGLAATLWTSDLSRALTAARAIRAGVVWVNETQAAPLQAPWGGFKQSGIGRELGVHGLQEYLESKHIYLNHAGR; encoded by the coding sequence ATGAAGACGATCGAGGTTCTCAACCCTGCTACCGCGCAACAGATCTCGTCCATCGAAGACATGGACGAAGTCGCCGTCGATGGCGCGGTCGCCACGGCGCGCCGCGCTTTCGACGGCGGTCGGTGGTGGCCGGGCACGCCCGACGACGAGCGTGGCCGAGTGCTGGCGCGTGCCGCGGAGTTGGTGCGCGCCAACGCCGATGAACTGGCCCGGCTCGAGTCGCTGGATGTCGGCAAGCCGCTCGCCGAGGCGCAGTGGGACGTGGCGGAAGCCGCCCGGATACTGGAGTATTACGCCGGCTGGCCAACGAAATTGGCGGGGGAGAGCTTCCCCGTCTCGGCCGAAGCGCTGAGCATCATCGTCCACGAACCCGTCGGGGTTGTCGCTGCGATCACTCCGTGGAACTACCCCTTGATGCTGGCCGCCCAAAAGGTTGCGCCGGCATTGGCTGCCGGTTGCAGCGTGATCCTGAAACCGGCCGAGCAGACACCCCTTACCTCGCTGCGGCTACCGCAGATCTTCGCTCAAGCGGGATTACCGGACGGGGTGTTTCAGGTGGCGACGGGCGGCGCCCGAGCGGGTGCCGCCCTGGTCGCCCACCCGGGGGTGGACAAGGTGTCATTCACCGGATCGTCCGCGGTGGGCCGGCTGGTGCTGCGTTCGGCGGCGGATTCGATCAAGCGGGTCGGGGTGGAGTTGGGCGGCAAATCGCCGAACATCGTCTTCGGCGACGCCGACGTTGCGGCGGCCATCGCCGGCACCGCGGCGGGCGTGTTCGCAAACCAGGGCCAGATATGTTCCTCGGGCTCGCGTGTCTACATCCACGCGGATGTGTATGACGAAGTGCTGGAAGGTATCTGCGCGATCGCGGCGGACCTCAAACTGGGCGCCGGGCTGGATCCCGACACGACGATGGGCCCATTGGTGAGCCGGGCTCAACAGGAGCGAGTCACCGAGTACATTCGCGTCGGCGCGAAGGAGGGCAACGTCGCCGTCTGTGGTCGGCTGCCGACCGACCCGGACCTCGAGAACGGCTTCTTCGTGCCGCCCAACGTGCTAGAGGTTCCGCACACGGCGGTCGTCGCGCGCGAAGAGATCTTCGGCCCGGTCATGGCGGTGGTGCGATTCACCGACACCGACGAGGTGCTCCGGATGGCCAACGACAGTCCGTACGGTCTGGCCGCGACGCTGTGGACTTCCGACCTCAGCCGCGCCCTGACGGCCGCCCGCGCGATTCGGGCGGGCGTGGTGTGGGTCAATGAGACACAGGCGGCGCCGCTGCAGGCACCGTGGGGTGGGTTCAAACAGTCCGGCATCGGCCGCGAGTTGGGCGTGCACGGGCTGCAGGAATACCTCGAGTCCAAGCACATCTACCTCAACCACGCTGGACGCTAA
- a CDS encoding extracellular solute-binding protein, translating into MSTRIDRRRFLAGSAGVAALLASPGCAYLTPKLQAVATEPVKPRIDGDLVYFNWADYVHPTVFEGFAREYGVKVIQSNFDSMESMQAKLSAGNCYDIIFPSAQWVQKMVAANQLRVIDPSTLKNASLIFDHYSYFRDPWYDRHSAHSIPFTMYKTGIAWRKDKLGETLPGSWSDLWNEASKGHTFVLADRNEVLGMLALLLGYDLNTAADRQLAAMVRKFRGLRPYLRGLSSDDYNNLLSGDAWMHQTWSGDIAALLRQAPDPSIYGFEAPKEGAPINTDAYAIPVNARHPGTALLFIDYMLRPENVRKNIDHIGYPMPVHGTEDTYAQIVAAFPSCAVTIEDLSRNLFYANNTVAKTQARDAAYTELTVGG; encoded by the coding sequence ATGAGCACCCGTATCGATCGCCGCAGATTCCTCGCCGGCAGCGCCGGCGTCGCGGCCCTTCTTGCTTCGCCCGGTTGCGCCTACCTGACGCCCAAGCTGCAGGCGGTCGCGACCGAGCCCGTCAAGCCGCGGATTGACGGCGATCTTGTGTACTTCAACTGGGCGGACTACGTGCATCCCACTGTGTTCGAGGGGTTTGCGCGGGAGTACGGCGTCAAGGTGATTCAGTCGAATTTCGACTCGATGGAAAGTATGCAGGCCAAGCTCTCCGCGGGAAACTGCTACGACATCATCTTTCCCTCGGCACAGTGGGTGCAGAAGATGGTCGCTGCCAATCAGTTACGCGTCATCGACCCGTCGACGCTGAAGAACGCCTCGCTGATCTTCGACCATTACTCCTATTTCCGAGATCCGTGGTACGACCGGCATTCGGCGCACTCCATTCCGTTCACGATGTACAAGACCGGAATCGCTTGGCGGAAAGATAAACTCGGCGAAACGCTGCCCGGCAGCTGGTCGGACCTGTGGAACGAGGCCTCGAAGGGACACACGTTCGTGCTGGCCGACCGCAACGAAGTGCTCGGCATGCTGGCGCTGTTGCTCGGGTACGACCTCAATACCGCGGCGGACCGTCAACTTGCGGCGATGGTCAGGAAGTTTCGCGGCCTGCGCCCCTACCTGCGCGGCTTATCCAGCGACGACTACAACAACCTGCTCTCCGGTGACGCCTGGATGCACCAGACCTGGAGTGGAGACATCGCCGCGCTGCTGCGACAAGCGCCGGACCCGTCGATCTATGGATTCGAAGCGCCGAAAGAGGGTGCGCCGATCAACACCGATGCCTACGCCATCCCGGTCAACGCCCGCCACCCGGGCACCGCGTTGCTCTTCATCGACTACATGCTGCGCCCCGAGAATGTGCGGAAGAACATCGATCACATCGGATATCCGATGCCGGTTCACGGGACCGAGGACACCTACGCTCAGATCGTCGCGGCATTCCCGTCGTGTGCCGTCACCATCGAGGACCTGTCGCGTAATCTTTTCTACGCCAACAACACTGTGGCCAAGACCCAGGCTCGTGACGCCGCCTACACGGAACTGACGGTCGGCGGATGA
- a CDS encoding ABC transporter permease, translating to MTTTTVQAVAPAPRRARGERMWTWMLVPGTLWMSAFFVFALFLLIALSFGTTDALGNPRFGSTLENIVRVFTPTYFRVAVRSLVYAVVAAVICLLIAYPVAYAIARHGGRYKNALVALLVVPFFANYLVRMYGWQTLLSDEGIVMTWLRTLGVSADFQILNTSAAVIGGLVYGYVVFMILPIYASLERMDGALIQAGRDLYGTSLRTFLSVTVPMSRSGAYAGLALVFLPAMGDFISAQLLGGPDNLMIGNLIQNQFFAGQNWPGGAALTMALMTLLLICMLGYLRQTARDAKAARR from the coding sequence ATGACCACCACAACGGTTCAGGCCGTCGCCCCGGCGCCGCGGCGCGCCCGCGGCGAACGCATGTGGACGTGGATGTTGGTGCCCGGCACGCTGTGGATGTCGGCGTTCTTCGTCTTCGCGCTCTTTTTGCTCATCGCGCTGAGTTTCGGAACCACCGACGCACTCGGCAACCCACGCTTCGGCAGCACACTCGAGAACATCGTGCGCGTCTTCACCCCGACCTATTTTCGGGTGGCCGTGCGCAGTTTGGTGTATGCCGTTGTCGCGGCGGTGATCTGCCTGCTGATCGCCTATCCGGTCGCCTACGCGATCGCGCGGCACGGCGGGCGTTACAAGAACGCTCTGGTAGCACTGCTCGTGGTGCCGTTCTTCGCTAACTACCTGGTGCGCATGTACGGCTGGCAGACGCTGCTGTCCGACGAGGGAATAGTGATGACCTGGCTGCGCACGCTGGGCGTCTCGGCGGACTTCCAGATCCTCAATACCTCCGCGGCGGTGATCGGTGGCCTGGTCTACGGCTATGTCGTCTTCATGATCCTGCCGATCTACGCCTCGCTGGAACGCATGGACGGCGCACTGATCCAGGCGGGGCGCGACCTCTACGGAACGTCGTTACGTACCTTCTTGTCCGTGACCGTGCCCATGTCGAGATCGGGCGCGTACGCGGGCCTCGCACTCGTATTCCTGCCCGCGATGGGGGATTTCATCAGCGCGCAGTTGCTGGGTGGACCCGACAACCTGATGATCGGCAACCTCATCCAGAACCAGTTCTTTGCCGGCCAGAACTGGCCCGGTGGGGCCGCACTGACTATGGCGTTGATGACGCTGTTGCTGATCTGCATGCTCGGCTACCTGCGCCAGACGGCGCGCGATGCCAAGGCGGCACGCCGATGA